Genomic window (Achromobacter sp. B7):
ACGCCACCGCGTGGCGTGAAACCTCCCTTATTGTTCAGACTTTTTCCCGCGATCATGGCTGTGTGGCCATGGTCGCCAAGGGCGCCAAGCGCCCTTATTCGGTGCTGCGTCCTGTGTTGTCGGCCTTTCAGCCCTTGCTGCTGTCCTGGACCGGCAATGGCGAAGTCAAGACACTGACGCGCGCCGAGATCGCTGGCATCCGTCCGCTGACGGGCACAGCGCTGATGTCCGCCTGGTACATGAACGAGCTACTGCTGCGCTTGCTGCCTCGCGAAGACGCGCACCCCTTGCTGTTCGACGCCTACGACATGGCGTTGCAGCAGTTGTCCAACGGCACGCGTGCCGCCGGCGCGCTGCGCCGCTTTGAATGGACGCTGCTGCGCGAAACGGGTTATGGCGTGGATGAACAAGCACCGGATTTCGACGACACCACGATCGAGCCCGCGCTGCGGCGTGACCTGCGAGAGCGCCTGGCCGAGATCCTGGCCGGCCGCCCCTTGTCGACCCGCCGCGTCCTGATGGACCTGCAACGCATCTAGCGCGCGGCGCGGCACCATGACCTTCACGCTAAAACAGGTCGAGACCTTTCGCACTGTCTACGAAACGGAAAGCGTGACGGCTGCGGCACGGCGACTGGATGTGTCGCCCGCCACGGTCAGCGCCACCTTGGCCGCGCTGGAAGCCAGCATTGAACTGCGCCTGTTCGAACGCGTGCGCCAACGCATGCAGCGCACGCCCGAAGCCACTTTGCTCTACGAAGAAATCCGCCGCCTGAACGTCGGCCTGGAAAGCCTGGGCCGCAAGATCCGGGCCATACGCGGGGCCGCGCAACCGCGGCTTCGCATCGGCTGCATCCATGCCTACGGCGGGGCTATCGTCAGCGAGTCGATCTCGCGCTTTCGCACGCGTTATCCCGACACGCCGCTGTACTTGCAAATCCGCGACTCCAATACCTTGCGCGACATGGTGGTGTCGGGCGAGCTGGACCTGGCGGTGGTGGCGGACGAATCCGAACTGGAAGGCCTGCGCGGCCATCGGCTGGCAAGCTTGCGCGCGGTGGCGGTGTTTCCCGCCGGACACGCGCTGGCGCGCCTGGAACAGGTGGACTTTGCCCAGCTGACCGACGTCGATGTGATTGCCTTGAACGCCGAGGACGGGTCGCGCAAGCGCCTGGATGCGCTGTTGCGGCAAGCGGGTCACAGCCTGAAGGTGGCGATTGAAACTCCGTATTCCAGCACCGTCTGCCAGTTGGCCTTGGCCGGGCACGGGGTCGGCATCGCCAACCCCGCGACGGCGGTAGGCATGGAAGCCGCGGGCCTGTGTTATCGCCCGCTGACGGCACCCGTGCATTTTGAATGCCACATGATTCTGCATGGCAGCCGGCCCTTGTCCGAAGCCGGGAAATTCTGGGCCACTTGCCTGCGCGGCGCGCTGGCCCCGCTGGTGGATCGGTTTGGCGTTTGATTTGACGTCGTTGCTGGCCGGGAAATTCAGCTTCGGCGCGTGGCCGAAGACTTCTGCCCCGTAGCGGCCCGACGTCAGTCCGGCCAGTGGGGGCCGTCAGCCCCGGCGCCCGTCGGATGTCAACATCAACACCACTGACGATTCAGCGTCCAGCACGCCCGAGCGGCGTAGCTGCGACACCGCCGCCAACGCCGCGGCCGATGACAGTTCGGTGCTGATGCCACGGCGCTCAAGCCGTTGTTGCGCGGCGGCGGCAGCGGCATCGGAAACGTCCACCGGGGTGCCGCCCGAGCGGGCCAAGGCTTCCAGTGATTGCAACGTGCAGGTGCCGCCCGCGATGGAGTATTGCTGGGTGGCCATTTCCCACAGGCCGCGCGCATCGCCCGTTGCGCGCGCGCGCGACAGGCGTGCATAGGGCTCGACGGCGTGCAGGCGAGGCAGGCGCGCGATGCGTCCGCTTTGCAGCAAATGCTGCCAGCCCAGCAAGATGCCCCACAGCAGATCGCCTCGCGCGGTGGGCACGATGATGTCGGTGGGCGTGGCGCAAACGTTCAGGATTTCGGTGGCGATGGGCTTGTAGCCTTCGACGCCATAGGGATGCGTGCCGACGGGGGGATTCAGATAATTGGTGCCCGCGAACGCGCCGTGATTGCGGCACAGGTCCTCAACGTAGGGCCAGCGCGCCAGGCTGTCTTCGAACGCACGAAGACGGGCGCCGAAGCGTTCCATGGCTTCACGCTGCAAGGGCGGGCAGTTTTGGGTAATGGCGATATCCGCCTGCAAGCCGGCGGCGGCGCAGTAGGCCGCAATCGATACCCCGGCGTTGCCGCTGGAAGCCGCAGCCACGCGCGTCGCCCCAGCCAAGAGGGCCCGTGATATCAACTGGGCCGCCATGCGGTCCTTGTGGCTGCCTGTGGGGTTGGCGCTTTCGCACTTGAGCCATAGCTTGCCGATGCCTTCGGCGTCGGCAAGGTCGGGCGCCTCCAGGCAAGGCGTATCGCCTTCGCCCAAGGTCACCGCTTGAAGAACGGGCAGTGGCATGACGTTGCCGCTCTCCGTGGCGTCGTAGCGGCATTCCAGCGTGGCGGGGTGGCCGGCGGCAAGGCAGCTGGGGCAGCCTTCGGCGTAGTCGCCGGGCGCCCACAGGGTGGCGCAGCGGATGCAGCGCAGGTCGGTCAATCTGGGGTTCATCTGCATAGTCAGTATTTTGACGCTAGGGAGTCCAGGGGTAGGGCGGGGGCCACTTGCAGCAGGCAGTCGCCGTCGTCGCTGCGCGCGATGGCGCGCAGGCAAACCACCGTGCCGGCTTGCGGCGCGTAGAGCGGCCGCGCGGGGATATCCGGGCGCGCGGGTTCGATCAGGCGGCCGATCGGCTGATCCGCCGTCACCGCCTGCCCAAGCTCGACGCCGGGCACGAACACGCCGGGTTCGCCGGCGCGCAGCGTGGCGGCCGGCGCGTCCAGGTCATAGAGGCGGACGTCCCGATTCGCCGGAACAGGGGGGGCGGGCAATAGCCCCAGTTCGGCAAGGCAGCCCAGCAAGCCGTTGCGGCAGCCGTCGACCAGCGCGCCGCGAGTCTGCCTGCCCCCGCCGATTTCGGCGCTTAGACGCAGCACGCCGTGGCGGCTGGCGGTGGCGGGCATCGAACCTGCCTCGTTGCCGCGAAAGAACACACAGTCGGGAAAGCCGAACGCGCGGGCCAGGGCTGGCAGGCGTTCCTCATAGGCGTCGTTGCCGTAACGCGTGATCACCGATGAAGGCAGGTAGCAGAGCGAGGCGCCGCCGCTGTGCACGTCGACCATGGCCTGGATGCGGGGCAGCAGCCGTGCTTCCAGGGCCGCCGCCACGCTTTCCGTATAGCCGCGCGCCGGCGCGCCCAGGAACGCGCGATTCAAGTTGCCGCCGTCGCTGGGCGACAGACGCGTGCCGGCCAGAGAGGCCTCGGCATTGACGGCCGGCAGCAGGTATACCGTGCCATGTTGCAGCATGCCGGGAAGTTGCTGCCACAGGTCGAGGATGGCGGCCTGGCCTTCCCATTCATCGCCATGCACGCCGGCAATCAAGGCCACGGCCGGGCCTGGTCCGGCCTCGATGCGCAGTACCGGCACGGTGACGCGGCGATAAGCCGAGTCATTGGTCGCGGCGGCAACAGAGAAGTCTTCCCGGCTTACGCGGACCATGCTTCGGCTCCGGCGGCTCCGGCGGCTCTGGTGGCGGGGCGCGCGCCGGTCAATCCAGCGTGGCGGCCTTGATGATGCTTTCCCATTTGGGCAGCTCCTTGCGAATTTGGGTTTGGACGTCCTGCGGCGTGCCGCCCAGCGGCTCTTGCGACCGGCTACGCAGTTCCTTGGCGACGTTGTCCGATTGCAGTGCCTTGTTCATCGCGTCATTCAATCGATTGATCACGGCGGGGGGCGTGCCGGCGGGTGCGATCAGCGCGCTCCAGGCAGACTGCTCGTAGGCTGGATACCCTTGTTCGGCCACCGTCGGCACATCCGGGTTGGATGCCGCGCGGGACTTGGTGGTGACGGCCAATGCGCGCAGTCGGCCGTCCTTCAGGTTGCCGATCAAGGGCGGCAGGTTTTCCATCATGGCGTCCACGTGGCCGCCCAACAGATCCGACAACTGCGCGGCCGTGGCCTTGTAAGGGATCTGACGCACGGCGGCGCCTGTCTGGGCGATGAACAGCTTGACGCCGACTTCACTGGTGGTGCCGGGGTCGGCCGATGTCATGGTCAAGCGGTCCGGCTGGGCGCGGCTGGCCTCGATAAAGCTCTTTAAGTCGCGATAGGGCGATGCGGCATTCACCACGATCACGTTGGGCGTTTCGGCCACCAAGCCGATCGGCGTTACGTCGCGGTCCAGGTTGTAGAGCTGTTGCTTGAACAGGAAGCGATGCAACACCAGGGTGCCGACGTGCGCGTAGCCGATGGTGTAGCCGTCGGCAGGGGCGCGTACCACGGCCTGCGTGCCGATGCGGCCACCCGCGCCAACGCGGTTTTCCACCACGACGGGCTGGCCCAGCTGTCGGCTCATTTCTTGTCCGATCAAGCGTGCGGTGATGTCGGCGTTGCCACCGGCGGCGGCTGGCACGATCAGCGTGATCGCGCGTTCCGGATAGTCGGCTTGCGCGGTGGTCGCGGCAAGGCAAAGCAGCAGGGCGGCAAGGCAGGCGGTGCGTTTCATGACGATTCCCCAGGCGTTGAGAGCTGCGCCATTGTGCGCGGCAGGCCCTAAGAATCCGTTTGCTTCAATAACATGGGTGTTCAAGAAAACCTAAGGGATTTGACACTTGTCGTTGTCCTTGTCTTGGTCCTGCCAAGCCCTGGCATCCGCCCGCTTGCCCAACCCATAGCCGACGGCGGCTGCGCCCAGCGCCACCGCGGCGCCCAGCAGGGCGATCAGCGCCGCGCCATGGCCCAGCATGTCGACGCCGGCCTTGACCCATCCGCTGGCCGCATCGCCGCCCCGGTAGACGACCGTATCGATGACGTTCTTGGTTTTGTATTTGTCTTCGGCAGGCACCGCCGTGAACAGCATTTCGCGGCCCGGCCGGATCAACGCATATTCGCCGGCACGGCGCAGGATCATCGCGGCGGCCAGGACGCCAAAGACCGGAAACGCGGCAAGGAACAGGAACGACAGCCCTACCGCCAGCGGCACCGCCGTCAACAGAAAGCGCACCCCCAGCCGGGCGGCCACGCGACCCGTGATGAACAGCTGCGACAGCAGCGCCAGCGTCTGCACGGTGACGTCCAGCGCGCTGAACACGCGGATGCGCTGGGCCGTGTCGGGAAAGGTATCGGCCACCAGGCGCGCCTGCTCCATGTACAGAAAGGTGTTCAGCGTGGCCAGCAACACCACCAGCAGCGAAATGCCAAGCAGATAGCGCGACTGGAAAATGCGCAGGATGCCGGCCAGCAGCGCGCCTTCGATGGGACGCTGCATGTCTTGCCGCCCGGTCTCGGGGCGTGTGGCGGCCCGCCAGCGCAACAACCATTGTTTGAGCGGCAGCGTGGCGGTCAGCAGCAGCGCGGATAACAGCAGCAAGCCGGCCGGGCCCAGCGCGCCGGCCAGCAGGGCGCCCAGCAACGGGCCGCACAACCCGCCCGCGCTGGCCCCGGCGGCAATCAGCGCAAAGAGGCGTTTGGCGGAGTCCATCCGGAACACGTCCGCCATCAAGCTCCAGGCGATCGACACCACGAACAGGTTGAAAACCGACAGCCACACATAGAATGCACGCGCCGCCCAGACGCTGCCCGGTTGCAGGTACAACAGGGCCGCGAAGCCCGCCATGGTCAGCGCAAAAATGCTGTACACCCAGGTCAGCAAGGTGGCGCGCGGGACGCGGGCCGACAGGGCGCCAAACAAAGGCACGACCGCCAGCGTGGCGACAAAGGTGGCGGTGAACAGCCATTGCAGCTGGTTGACGCCCGCCTGGATCCCCATGGTTTCGCGGATGGGGCGCAGCATGAAATAGCCGCAGAACAAAAAGAAAAAGAACGCGAAGCCGCAGGCGGCCGGGGCGATGTCGGCGTCATGGATGCCCAGCGTTCGTGCAATGCGCGCGCGCGCGGGCTCAAGCCAGGCCCAGGCCATGGCCTTATGCCAGCAGGGCCGCGATGCGGTCGCGCAGCGCGGCGTCGGGCTGCCGCCCGAACCCGGCCAGCGCGTTATCCGCCATGTTGGCGGGCTTGGACGTGGCGGGGATGACGGCGGTGACGGCCGGATGCCCGATGATGAATTTCAGAAAGATCTGTGCCCAGGAGGTGCAGCCGATTTCCGCGGCCAAAGCGGGCAGGGGGCGCCCCTTGACCTGCCGAAAGAGCGCGCCGTCCTGGAACGGGCGGTTGATGAGCACCGCCACGCCGTTGGCCTGGCAGGCCGGCAACAGGCGCTTTTCGGCGCTGCGGGCGCCCACGGACAGGTTCACCTGAAGAAAGTCGGGCTTTTCGCGTTCGACCAGTTCGGTCAGCTCGTCATGGGCATAGTCCGTGTAGTGCGTGATGCCGATGTAGCGCGTGACGCCTTGCTGCTTCAGTTCGCGCAGCAGGGCCAGTTGGTTGCGGGTGTCGATCAGGTTGTGCACCTGGATCAGGTCCAGCTTGTCACGCCCCAAGCGCCGTTGGGACTCGCGGATCTGGCCCATCGCGGCCTCCCGCCCTTGCGCGCCGATCTTCGTGGCCAGAAAGTACGGGGGCGCCGTGGTGGCCTGGCGGGCCAGCAGTGCGCCCACCACGGCCTCGGCCTGGCCGTAGCTGGGGGCGGTGTCGATCAGCGTGCCGCCTTCTTTGGTGAACACCTCCAGCACCTGCGCCAGCGGTGCCATGGCGGCGGCGTCATCAGGCGACGCGTTGAAGGTGTCCGCCGTGCCCAGGCCGATCACCGGAATCTGCTCTTTGGAGGACGGAATGGCGCGGGTCCACATGGCTTGCTTCATGCTGAGTGCTTGCACGGCGCCCGCTGGCCCCAGCAGGGCGGCGCAAGCGGCGGTCTGGAGGAAGCGGCGGCGGTCTTGCATCGGTAGCGCTCCAAAAGAAAAAGGCCTACACGTGAATGTAGGCCTTTGGACCGGACTGGCGGTGCGCGATTACTCGCGGTTGCCGCCGAAGATGCCCAGCAGCATCAGCAGGTTCGAGAAGACGTTGTAGACGTCCAGGTAGATGGCCAGGGTGGCCGACACGTAGTTGGTTTCACCACCATTGACCACGCGTTGCAGGTCAACCAGCATGAAGGCCGAGAACACCAGGATGGCCATGACCGAGATGGTCAGCATCAGCGCGGGCAGTTGCAGGAAGATGTTCGCCAGCGCCGCGATCAGGATCACGACCGCGCCGATGAACAGGAACTTCTGCATGCCGGACAAATCGCGCTTGATGGTGGTGGCCAGCGTGGCCATCGTGCCGAACACGATTGCCGTGCCGCCGAACGCCGTCATGACCAGCTGCGAGCCGTTGCTGAACCCCATGACGAAGCCCAACAGACGCGACAGCATGATGCCCATGAAGAACGTGAAGGCCAGCAGCAGCACCACGCCCATCGAGTTGTTCTTGTTTTTCTCGATGGCGAACATCATGCCGAACGCGCCCACCAGGAAGACGATGGCGGACAGGCCCGGGCTGGCGCCCATGACGCGGTTGATGCCGGTGTACATGCCGACCGCCGCGCCCAGCACCGTGGGGATCAGCGATAGGGCCAAGAGCCAATAAGTGTTGCGCAGGACCTGGTTGCGAGCGACCTCGCCCGGCGCGCCAGCGACTGCGCCGGAACGATTAAAAGGGGACGGACGATATTCGTTCATGGAGAACTCCTGTATGCGCCAAAAAAGATAGCTTGAAAGCTTAGATGGGAAGGATACCTTACAGTTCCCTGAAGAATCCAGTTTTTGGAAGATTTACACCTGCGGCAAAGCGCCGGTTTCAGCCGGGTCGGACTTCATTCAGTACCCGGGAAACGATACCCGGTAATTCAGCGTCCATGCGCGTCTGGATCTGCTCGATGGCGTCGGCCAGCGCGCGGCGCATCAGCTGTTCGACTTCGGCTTGCAGGCGGGCCGTCACGACCGACGGGTCAGGCAGCGCGGCAGCGGGAGCCTGCGTGGCGGCCGAATGAACGGCGGGCGCTTCATCCACGTTCCAGTCCTGCCCGTTGTCGTCGGCGATGTCCGTCAGCAAGGGGAAGGCGTCGTTGGGGTCGGCAGCGCCGGCGTCGTCGGCCAGCTCGGTCAGCACCGGGGCGTCGGGCTCATCGGCAGGGGCCGGCGGCGCGTACAGCGTCGGTTCGGCCCGTTGAGTCAGGGTGGGAATGCCAGGGTCGTTGGGGCGAGAGGGCATGGGGGCTCCCGAATATCAGATTGCCGCAGTGGGCGCAGGGCCCACCGGACGGATTGGGCGGGTCAACCGCCGGCCTGTTGGCGGCTGAGATCGTGGCTTTGCGGCGTATGGCCTGCGTTCTGGTACGTGCGCCAGCGCTGGCGAGCGGCCTGCTTGTCGTCAGGGTCGTCCGACACGATTTCAAGCACGCGTTCGAAGGTGTCGAAACCCGGCGGGCTGTCGTTGTCCAGATTCAGCAGCCACAGCGCGGGCGCGTCGGCACCCGCGTTGGGTTGGGCCGCCTGGGCGGCCTGCTGCGGATCGCCTGCGGTCAGCACAACCGGCGTTTCAGGCGCCAGGGGGTCGTTGGCCAGCACGTGCGGGATGAAGGCGGTGTCGTCGAACGCCCACAGCATGCGGTCGAAAGCGGCCAGCCGCGAGCCGTCTTTACAGTACACCACCAGCCGCTGGCCCGCCAAAAATTGCTTGCGCACGACCTGGCAGGCCATGCGCAAGCGGTCGGGCGCGCCGAAGGCGAAATCGATCCGCGTCATGCCCGTTTCCGTTGCGAAGGTTTCAAACCTGATCCAGCAGGTATTGCATCAGCAGCGGCACGGGGCGGCCCGTAGCGCCCTTGTCCTTGCCGCCGCGCCAGGCGGTGCCGGCGATGTCCAAGTGCGCCCACGGGTAAGCCTTGGCAAAGCGCGACAGGAAGCAGGCGGCGGTGACCGCGCCGGCCGGGGGGCCGCCGATGTTGGCCAGGTCGGCAAAGTTGGACTTCAGCTGATCTTGGTAGGCGTCGTCCATCGGCATGCGCCATGCCGTGTCCAGCGACTTGCGGCCGGCAGCCGCCAGGGCGTCGGCCAGGGCGTCGTCCTTGGAGAACAGGCCGCTGTTGACGTTGCCCAGGGCAACGACGCAGGCACCGGTCAGCGTGGCGATGTCGATGACGGCCGCCGGCTTGAAGCGTTCGGCGTAGGTCAGGGCGTCGCACAGGACCAGGCGGCCTTCGGCGTCGGTGTTCAGGATTTCGATGGTCAGGCCGGCCATGCTGGTGACGACGTCGCCCGGCTTGTTGGCGGTGCCGCTCGGCAGGTTTTCGCAGGCGGGGATCAGGCCGACGACGTCAAGCGGCAGTTCCAGCTCTGCCAGGGCGCGGAACGAGCCCAACACGCTGGCTGCGCCGCACATGTCGTACTTCATCTCGTCCATGGTGGCGGCGGGCTTGAGCGAGATGCCGCCGGCGTCGAACGTGATGCCCTTGCCGACCAGCACGATCGGGCCTTGCGCATTCTTGGCGCCTTTCTTGGCGGCCTTGGCGCCGGCGTGGCGCAGCACGATGAAGCGCAACGCTTCGGCCGAGCCGCGAGCCACCGACAGGAACGAACCCATGCCCAGCGCTTCGACCTGCTTGCGGTCCAGCACTTCGACTTTCAGCGACTTGAATTCGCGCGCCAGCCGCTTGGCCGTGTCGCCCAGGTAGGTGGGCGTGCAGATGTTGCCGGGCAGGTTGCCCAGGGTGCGGGTCAGCTCCATGCCGTTGGCGATGGCCGCGCCTTCGCGCAGGCCCTTCTGGGCCTGGGCGGCGTCGGCGCGCTCGACGATCTGCACGATCTTCTTGAGTTTGGGGCGGGCGTCGCGATCGGGCTTGCCGAAGCTGGCGTCGTAATGATAGGTGGCGCCGCCGGCCGCGATGGCGGCGCTGCGGGCGCGGGCAATGATGGCGACGTCGGCAATAGAGTTGGCGGCCAGCGTGGACACGCCTTCCGTCAGTTGTGCAGCCACGCAGACCGAGGCGAATGCCTGTTCAGCCGACGCGTGGGCGCGGGCCGAATACTCTTCCTGCTTGCCCAGGCCCACCAGCACCACGCGCTGCGCGGTCACGCCGGGCAGGGTGCGCAGCGTCAGCGTGGAACCGGCGCGGCCGCGGAACTCGGTCTTGACCACGGCGCGCACGGCGCCGTTGGAAGCGCGGTCGATGATGTCGGCGGCGGGGCTCAACACGCCGTCCGCGTACACCCCGACAGCCAGGGCGGCGGTTTTAACCTGGTGCAGGGAAGCAGTGGTCTGTGTGCTAAATTCCATGAGGGTTTCCCGTGTACGTCTGTGTATGATGCGGTCGATTATCCCGCATATTCTCCCATGTCTCTATTTAAACGCTCTGTCGTCAGCGAGATCACCAGTCACGCTGGCGTTGTCTTTTCCACGTTGCTCATCGTGTGGCTCAGCGTGCTTCTTGTGCGCCTGCTGGGTGAAGCAGCGGGCGGCAACATCGGAGCCGACGTCGTCCTGGTGCTGGCCGCGCTGTCCACGATCACCGCCTTGCCGACCATCCTGGCCGTGTCGATCTTCATTGCCGTGCTGACGACCGTCACGCGCAATTACCGCGAATCCGAAATGGTGGTGTGGTTTGCCAGCGGCTTGTCATTGGCCGACTGGTTAAAGCCCGTTCTGCGCGTTGCGGTGCCTGTGGCGCTGGCCGTGGCGGGCTTGACGTTGGTGGCCGCGCCCTGGGCGTATCGGCAAATCGGCGAATACCATGAACGCTTCGAGCAGCGCTCGGATCTGTCCAAGGTCACGGCGGGGCAGTTCGCTGAATCGTCGGGCGGCAATCGCGTGTTTTTCTCTGAAGACCCGGTTACGCCGACGGATGAATTGGGCAACGTGTTCGCGCGTGAAACCGGCCCTGAGTGGCTGAGCGTCTTGACGGCCAGCAGCGCGCACAGTGAAACGCTGCCCAATGGCGACCGCTTCCTGGTGCTGGGCGAAGGCCATCGCTACGACCTGAAGCCGGGCACGCCCGAAATCCGCCTGGTGCATTTCAACAAATATGGTCTGCGCCTGGAAAGCAAGGCCGGTGACGACCCGATCGGCGAAGCGCGTGCCGCGGCCGAGCGCTCGTCGAAAGCCCGTGCCACGATGCAACTGGTGGCGGACAACACGAACAGCAGCTGGTCGCAGGTGATGTGGCGCATTTCATTGCCCTTGGCCGCGCTGAACCTGGCGCTGCTGGCGATTCCGCTCGGGGCGGTGAACCCGCGCCTGGGCCGTTCGGGCGATCTGTTGATCGCAGGCCTGGTCGGCTTGCTCTATATGAACCTGATCAACCTGTCGCGCGCCTGGATTTCCAACGGCAAGCTCAGTTTCGGCGTGGGGGTGTGGGCGATTCACGGCGCGGTGGCGATGCTGACCGTGTTCCTGCTGATGCGCCGCCTGCGGGTCAAAGCACCCAAGGACGCCAAGCCGGCCTGAGTGCCGATAACGCTGCAACGAAGCGGGGGCCTATCTGGCCCCCGCTTCGCGTCAGGGCAGGTACTTCATCGTGCCGCGCTTGCCCGCCAGCAGGTCGGCGTTTTTCAGCACCGATTTGCGGATGAATTCCCACAGCACCGTCACGCGCTTTAGCTTGCGCAGGTCTTCGTGGCAATACATCCAAAACGATCGCGTGATTTCGATTTCGGTCTGAAGCACCGGCTTCAGGCGCGGGTCCTGGGCGGCGATAAAGCAGGGCAGCACCGCCAGAGACTGGCCCTGTAGCGCGGCGTGGTACTGCGCGACCACGCTGGTGCTGCGCAGCACCACATTGCTGGCGGGCAGCACATCTTCCAGGTAACGCAGGCGTTCA
Coding sequences:
- the lptF gene encoding LPS export ABC transporter permease LptF; amino-acid sequence: MSLFKRSVVSEITSHAGVVFSTLLIVWLSVLLVRLLGEAAGGNIGADVVLVLAALSTITALPTILAVSIFIAVLTTVTRNYRESEMVVWFASGLSLADWLKPVLRVAVPVALAVAGLTLVAAPWAYRQIGEYHERFEQRSDLSKVTAGQFAESSGGNRVFFSEDPVTPTDELGNVFARETGPEWLSVLTASSAHSETLPNGDRFLVLGEGHRYDLKPGTPEIRLVHFNKYGLRLESKAGDDPIGEARAAAERSSKARATMQLVADNTNSSWSQVMWRISLPLAALNLALLAIPLGAVNPRLGRSGDLLIAGLVGLLYMNLINLSRAWISNGKLSFGVGVWAIHGAVAMLTVFLLMRRLRVKAPKDAKPA